GGCGTGCATTTCATCCCCGGGCTCGGCAAGGCGGCGGACATTGCGCTCGCGCTCGAGATCGGCGTCGACGTCGTGCGCGTCGCGACGCATTGCACGGAAGCGAACGTGTCCGCGCGATTCATCGAGCAGACCCGGGTGGCCGGCCGCACGGCGTTCGGCGTGCTGATGATGTCGCACATGGCGCCGTCCGACGTGCTGCTCGCGCAGGCGAAGTTGATGGAGCGGTACGGCGCGCAGGCGGTGGTGCTGATGGACAGCGCCGGCTATTCGACGCCGTCGCTCGTGCGCGCGAAGGTCGAGCGCCTCGTCGACGGCCTCGATATCGACGTCGGCTTTCATGCGCACAACAACCTCGGCCTCGCGGTTGCGAACAGTCTCGTCGCGCTCGAAGCGGGGGCGCGCATCGTCGATGCGTGCGTGAAGGGCTTCGGCGCCGGCGCGGGCAATACGCAGCTCGAAACGCTCGTCGCCGCGATGGAGCGCGAAGGGCATGACACACGCACGACGTTCGAGCATGTGATGGCGCTCGCGCGCGGCACCGAGGCGTTTCTCAATCCGAAGACGCCGCATATCCAGCCGGCGAACATCGCGAGCGGGCTGTACGGACTCTTCTCCGGCTACGTGCCGCATATCCAGAAAGCCGCGCAGGAATTCGGCGTGAACGAGTTCGAGCTGTACAAGCGGCTCGCGGAGCGCAAGCTCGTGGCCGGACAAGAGGACATCATCATCGAAGAGGCGAGCCGTCTCGCACGCGAACGGGACGTGCAGCGCGCGACGGACGGCGTGCGGATCAGCGAGCTGTCCGCGTGAGCGCAAACGCATTTCACACGATCGAGCACAAGGAGGAAATCGTGGCCGGTTTGAACGAACGAGGTTTCGGCTCGTGGAATCGGGTCGAGCGCGAAACGCTGACCGAGCGGATCGAGCGGCAGGTCGTCTCGGGTGACGCGCTGACGATGGCGAAGCTGTACCTGAAGAAGGGCGCGTTCGTCGGGACGCACTCGCATCCGAACGAGCAGTTCACTTACATCCTCGAGGGGCGCCTGCGGTTTCGGTACGGCGAACATCTCGAGCACGAGGTCGAGGTCGGGCCCGGCGAGATCCTGCATCTTCCGGCGAACGTGCCGCACAACGCGCTGTGTCTCGAAGACGCGATCGATCTCGACGTGTTCACGCCGGTGCGCGCGGACTGGCTCGCGCCCGACGGCAATCGCTATTTCGCCGGCACGCCGGCCGCGGCTTCGCCCGCGCCGTCGGCGAGCCGATGATCCCCTTAACCGAAGCCGACGAACCGAGGAGGCGCCGTGCTCATTCAGGATGCATTGCTCAAGATGTCGTTCTACGTGTCGCTCGTGCTGATCGTGCCGGGGCCGACGAACACGCTGCTGTTGTCGTCGGGCCTGAAGGCCGGTTTGCGCGGCACCTGGCACCTCGTGATCGCGGAGGCGATGGGTTACGTCGTCGCGATCTCGCTATGGGGCTTCTTCCTGCTCTCGGTGGCGGCGAGTCGCCCCTGGCTCTTCGGTGCGATCAAGCTGTTGAGCGCCGCGTACATCCTGTGGCTCGCGGTCAAGATGTGGTCGAAGAGCCGCGCGCTGCATGAACTGTCCGCGGGGCCGATCAGTTTTGGCGATCTGTTCGTTGCAACGCTGATGAACCCGAAGGCGTTGCTGTTCGCGAGCACGATGTTCCCGCTCGAGGCGTTCCGCTCGCTCAGCTACTTCGGATGGGCGGTCATGGTGTTCCTGATCGTGCTCGCGCCGATCGGCGTCGGCTGGTCGAGCCTCGGCGGGCTGCTGACGTCGCAGCGCTCGTGGGCCGCGCATACGTCGACGTTCATGCGCTGCGCGTCGCTCGTGCTCGCGACATTTTCGGGCTCGCTCGCCTATTCGGTGTTGGGGCACTGAATCCGCTCGCGCAAGGGGTTTGCCCGCGAGCGGCCGTCGACGATCGCACGAACGGGCGGGGCGCCGTGCGCGGCGCCCCGCCTAGGGCGGTGTTCACACTATCGAAGGGCTTCGATAATCAGGGCGAAGTTGATAAAGGCAATGAACATCAAGTCGAGTTTGTCGAAGCGCGAGAAGATGCGACGAAAACCCTTCAATCGACGGAACAGCCGCTCGACTTCGTTACGACGCTTGTACATTTCCCGGTCGTATTCCCAAGGCTCGACGCGCGTACTCAACGGAGGGACGACCGGGATGAAGCCGAGATCGAGCGCGAGTTGTCGGGTTTCGTTACCTTCGTACGCCTTGTCCATCAGCAGGTGCAGCGGCCGATTCGGCGGCCCCAGGCGTTCGAGCAGTGCACGTCCCTGCGGCGCATCGCCGGCTTGACCGGGCGACAGTGCGAACGTTATGGCTGTTCGAGCATCCGCGGCAACCATATGAATCTTGGTTGTCCATCCTCCGCGAGACTTGCCGATGGCTTGAGGTCCATTTTTTTTAACGCACCGGTGCCGTCAGGATGAACCTTCACGATCGTGCTATCCAGCGATACCGCTTCAATCCGAACGCGAATGATCTGCGCGCGCTGCAACTCCGTGAACACTCGGTCCAGTACACCGTTGCGAGACCAACGGTTCATGCGCGTGTAGATCGTGTGCCAGCGGCCGAAACGTGGTGGCAGGCCGCGCCATTTACATCCGTGCTCGGCCACATAAAGGATCGCGTTGAGCACTTGCAGGTTCGACAGGCTCACATTGCCACGCTGTCGCGGCAGGCAATGTTCGATCTGCTTGAATTGGGCTTCGGAGATTTCCATCTCCGAAGCATAACCTCAAACTAATGTAGTGTGAACACGCCCTAGTCCGAGATGTACCCTTCCGCCAGAAAGCCGAACTGCTTCGCCTTGTTCGCGCTCGTCTTGATGTGGCTGCTGTTCATCTTCTTGTTGATCGACGTGAATAGCTGATAGACCGCATGCTCCTCCAGCTTCAACTCCTCGGCGACGTGGCGCGCATTGCCGCCCCTGCCGACGAGCCGCAACGCAACGATCTCGTGGTGGCTGAGCGACATCTCCCGGGCGAGCGTCTGGCGCTGCGACGTCACCTTCCACTCGAGCATCTCGGTCGCGAGGCCGCGCAGCGTTCGCCGGTTGCGCCAGATGATCTCTTCGCCTTGCTCGGGCGGAAGCGAAGAACTCACGTGCAACAAACCGATCGTGTCGTCATCGCGGCGGTGCGCAGGAAAAAACACGTTGCTGGTCAGGCCGAGAAATTGCGTCTGCTGATTCAGCCAGTGATCGGACGGCAGCGGCGCGAGCGTCGACGCGCGCAGCGGGCGCGTGTCGTTGCGCGCGTGCGCAATCGCGGGATCGTTCAGATACCAATGGCGATGCACATAACGGTGTGCCCAAACCGGCGTTCCGCCGATCAATAATTCGTGATTCTTCAAGTTCCCGGTTTTTTCGTCGATCCGGAAAAAGTGATAAAAGCAGTTTGTTGCGCCGCATTCAGAGATCGTGTTGCGCATCACCGTCAATAAACCGCTTTCGCTGACGCATTCCGACGCGAATTCGGGTTGGGTCGCTTCGTGTTCGGCGGGATTCAGCGCATCTTTCGGCATGCAGATTACTGTGCGGTACAGGCTTTCCAGCTCAACGGAATAAGGATCGTGTTCGATGAATGATGCAATCACCGCGTGATCGAACAGATTCACACGTTGCACGAACGAAGGCTCGCGCGGCGCTGCGTGATGCCGCTCGAGCAAGTATCCCTGGGTCGATTCACCGCATATCCTGAGCGATATCTGCTTGTCGCCGATGACGCTGCGGCGTTCCTGCACGACAGCCACTTGCGCGCGTTCGGGAGGAAACACTGTACGATTTCGAGCCATACGCGCCAAGCCATGCTTCGGGGACTGCCGAACTTCATGACGAATCGCCGCGACCAGCCGGAGTGCCGCGCCGATGGCGAAAGGCGCGCAAAGAAAACGCTCGCGGTGTGCGGGGTCGGATGAATGCGTTGAGATATGTCCTTTAAATTACTGCGACTGTATATTGATTGGCAATACCAACTTTTCATTGCTTGTGATGTATTGAATGATTGATTTTATTTGGTAATTAAATTTTTGGTTGCAAATGAACCCGATGGGGATCGAAGCGGAAAATTCCTAGTTGATTGTTGGGTTCGCAGAGGGGTATCAAAATTCGATAAGGCGGCCCTGTCGGATAAGCGGATGACGTCCGACTCGATCGGAGCGGGATGTTGAGCGTGCAACTACCGGCGATCGAGCCGGCGCCGTTTTCGGTGCGGCGCGATCGCAGCATCCGAGGGCGCGCGACTTCGTTGTCCAGGCGATTCGGGCACGCTGGTCCGGCCGGTGCGGACCGTTTCCGTCGTGATGCGCCGCGAACGCGATATCTGCCCGGGCAGGAGACATCGAATCAAGGAGGGTCCGCAAAAATTGTCTCACCGGTTAGTTCATGCGAAGCCTGACGGGCGCGCCGTCGGCAGCGTGCAGGATGTCGGGCGCGGCCGGGTGGGCCACGCATGCGCGTGAGCGCTTGGACGGGGACGCCGTATCCGCCTGTTGGGCGGGCTCGGCGATCGAAAGAGGCGGGGCGAGAGGTGGTCTGCCGCCGTCCGGTCGGACGTCTTTAGTAGTCTGTCTGGTGCAGCGAGCGCCGGGCGCGCACCGCGGAAATCCACGAACCCGGCGTGATACCGTAAGTACTCTTGAAGTGTCGCGACATGTGGCTCTGGTCGGAAAAGCCCGCGTCCGTGGACGCGGTCGACAGGGATTCGCCTTCCATCAACAGCCGACGCACGAGATTGAGCTGCCGTTGCGTGCGAAAGCGGCTCGGGCTCGTGCCGAACAGCCTGCGAAACTGGCGGGCGATCGTCCAGCGGTCGAGTCCTGATATGTGCTCGAGCGCGTCCATCGAAATCGGCTCGTGCGGGCAGGACGCGATGATATCGCGTATGCGTGTCAATTCCGCCATGGCGAGAGGACCTGCCTTGGGCGCGTCGCCCGTCGCGGCGGCGGCCGTCAACAGGTTCGCGATGGCGACGGCGATGTCGACGCGGGACACGTTGTCGATTTCTTCATCCAGGTTCCAGATGCCGGCCGCGAGGCCCTCGGAGACGGCGGGCGCCTGGAAGATCGGCGAGCGGACGAACGGAAGCATGCGGCCGCCGAGCGCTTCCTGGAGGAGCGCGGGATCGACGTACACGATCCGATAACCGAAGCCTTCGTCGGTTCCCGCGCGCCCGTCGTGCAATTCGTCCGGGTGCAGGATATGGCACTGCCCCGGCAGGCAGTGCCGGGTTTCGCCGAGATAGCGAAAGGTCTGCACGCCCGAGAGCGTGATGCCGATCGCGTACGTGTCGTGACGATGGGGCGTGAACGCATGATCGAGGAAGTGCGCCTCCACGCGTTCGATGCCCGTGGCGCCGGACCCGATCCGAATATGGTTTCGATCGGGCGTGGTGTCGCGTGCACAATCGTTCAAGACAGCCTCCGTGACGCTTCCATAAGCTACCTATTCAGAAAAGATGGCGCGTTGGAGCTTCGATGGTAAACCAAGTCGACCTTGTTTCGGAGACATTGCGCTCTCTAGTGGCACTGCTTTTTGCAGCGGCCGTGGTGATGGGTAGCCCCGGCCCCTCTACCGTCAGTGCGACCGCGATGGGCGCGTCCTACGGCGTGCGCCGGTCGCTCAAATATGCGTGGGGCCTCATCGCCGGCACGGTCGCGGTATTGCTTCTCGTATCGATGGGCGTGACGGCATTTGTGATGTCGATGCCGAACGGAGCGAGGGTTCTCAACATCGTTTCCGCCGTCTACATCCTCTACCTCGCGTACAAGATCGCCACGGCGCCGCCGCTCGACAAGCGCGAGGGAAACCTCTCGTCCCCCGCGTTCAAAGGGGGCTTCCTGCTGGCGGTCGCCAATCCGAAGGCGTATATCGCTATCGGCGCGGTGTTTGCAGGCACGACGCTCGTCGCCAGCAACTATGGTCTCGACGCCGCCGCCAAGGTCGTCCTGCTGAGCGTGATGATCATCGTCATCCATCTCGGCTGGCTGCTGGCCGGCGTATCGTTATCCCGGTTTCTGCACGATCCGGTCGCGTCTCGCATCATCAATATTTCTTTGGCGGCGATATTGGCGATTGTTTCGCTGATTGCGCTATTCGAATGAAATGATTGTCGTGCGGATATTATCGTGGGCTGCTCGCCGTGGCCGGAGAGGAGGAGGGCGCGGCTGGAATGGCCGATTCGGCGCCGAAGCAGATCCGGCGCTCGCCATGGTCGGAACCCGGTCCTCGCGATCGGCGGGCGCGCGATCAGGCGCCCGGCTACATGCGCCGGTGGCGGGCATGCCGTCGCGACGCGGTCTCGATGTCGCTCGGCCTCGATGCAGGCGGGATTTCTTTGAGCGTGCATCAGCGCGCGATGCTCGAATGCCTGTCCGTTCGTTGCAACGAGACGCCGAGCGTGCGCAGCAATTCCCAGCCGTCGGTTTTGCTGTATGCGACGCCGAATGCGCGCTCGATCAGCGTGCGCACTCGCTTGACCGTCCATTGCGGGCTTGTGAAGCCCTCCGCGAGTGCGTCGTCGCCGAGGATGGCACAAAGCGTCGCGCATTGTGCGGAATCCAGCCACCTCGGCCGTCCCGGCGACTTTGGGGCGCGCACGTCGTGCTCCGCCAGCCGTTTCGCCCATCTGCACACCGATTGCCGCGAGAGGATCAGCCTTCGCGCAACGTCAGCCTTCGGCACACCCATCTCGAGCAAGCGGACGCCTTCCATGCGCCGTTCGGCTATCGGCGAATCACCATCGTGCGTCGCGTCCATATGCCTCCTCCCGTTCCGAAAATTCATTGATTCAACGGACTGCTGAATGATTGAGAAGCGGTTCAAGGTCGATGGAAATCAAATTAGAATGTCGATGAGGCAGTCAGCGCGGAAATCCTGTCGAATCAGAATTGTCGCCATGAAAACGTGACCGTGGTGCGGCGGCGTGAGCGTAATGAGCTCCCGTACCGGCGCTCGCGGAAAAAAGACGAACGTCCGCCATGTGCCGGCGGCGAACGGAGAAGATTCCAGATGGCCAATGTCGGGAAGGCTTGGAGCATCGATGATTTGAGAAAAATGGCACGAAAGCGCGTGCCCAGGTATTTCTTCGATTATCTGGAGGGGGGCGCAAACAGCGAAACCACGATGCGCGCGAACGAAAACGATTTCGCGCGCTGGCGGTTGCGTCAAAAGGTGCTGACCGGCGTGCAGAGCAGCGCGGCGGGTTTGAACGCGACATATCTCGGCGCCGAGCATCGGCTTCCGATCCTGCTCGGGCCGGTGGGGTTCGCCGGCATGTATTGGCCGCGGGGCGAGATCGCAGCGGGGCGCGCGGCCGACGAGGCGGGCATCGGTCAATGCTTGTCGACGTTCTCGATCTGTTCGCTCGAGGAGGTTGCCGCCGCGCGGTCCGGTCCGCTGTATTTCCAGCTCTACATGTTTCGCGATCG
The nucleotide sequence above comes from Burkholderia thailandensis E264. Encoded proteins:
- the dmpG gene encoding 4-hydroxy-2-oxovalerate aldolase; amino-acid sequence: MILISDATLRDGNHAIRHQLSAAQIHAYARAADEAGIDIVEVGHGNGLGGSSCLLGQTPIGDRLMLETARAALRTSRLGVHFIPGLGKAADIALALEIGVDVVRVATHCTEANVSARFIEQTRVAGRTAFGVLMMSHMAPSDVLLAQAKLMERYGAQAVVLMDSAGYSTPSLVRAKVERLVDGLDIDVGFHAHNNLGLAVANSLVALEAGARIVDACVKGFGAGAGNTQLETLVAAMEREGHDTRTTFEHVMALARGTEAFLNPKTPHIQPANIASGLYGLFSGYVPHIQKAAQEFGVNEFELYKRLAERKLVAGQEDIIIEEASRLARERDVQRATDGVRISELSA
- a CDS encoding cupin domain-containing protein; protein product: MNERGFGSWNRVERETLTERIERQVVSGDALTMAKLYLKKGAFVGTHSHPNEQFTYILEGRLRFRYGEHLEHEVEVGPGEILHLPANVPHNALCLEDAIDLDVFTPVRADWLAPDGNRYFAGTPAAASPAPSASR
- a CDS encoding LysE family translocator — encoded protein: MLIQDALLKMSFYVSLVLIVPGPTNTLLLSSGLKAGLRGTWHLVIAEAMGYVVAISLWGFFLLSVAASRPWLFGAIKLLSAAYILWLAVKMWSKSRALHELSAGPISFGDLFVATLMNPKALLFASTMFPLEAFRSLSYFGWAVMVFLIVLAPIGVGWSSLGGLLTSQRSWAAHTSTFMRCASLVLATFSGSLAYSVLGH
- a CDS encoding IS5 family transposase (programmed frameshift), translating into MEISEAQFKQIEHCLPRQRGNVSLSNLQVLNAILYVAEHGCKWRGLPPRFGRWHTIYTRMNRWSRNGVLDRVFTELQRAQIIRVRIEAVSLDSTIVKVHPDGTGAFKKNGPQAIGKSRGGWTTKIHMVAADARTAITFALSPGQAGDAPQGRALLERLGPPNRPLHLLMDKAYEGNETRQLALDLGFIPVVPPLSTRVEPWEYDREMYKRRNEVERLFRRLKGFRRIFSRFDKLDLMFIAFINFALIIEALR
- a CDS encoding autoinducer binding domain-containing protein, translating into MARNRTVFPPERAQVAVVQERRSVIGDKQISLRICGESTQGYLLERHHAAPREPSFVQRVNLFDHAVIASFIEHDPYSVELESLYRTVICMPKDALNPAEHEATQPEFASECVSESGLLTVMRNTISECGATNCFYHFFRIDEKTGNLKNHELLIGGTPVWAHRYVHRHWYLNDPAIAHARNDTRPLRASTLAPLPSDHWLNQQTQFLGLTSNVFFPAHRRDDDTIGLLHVSSSLPPEQGEEIIWRNRRTLRGLATEMLEWKVTSQRQTLAREMSLSHHEIVALRLVGRGGNARHVAEELKLEEHAVYQLFTSINKKMNSSHIKTSANKAKQFGFLAEGYISD
- a CDS encoding AraC family transcriptional regulator; translated protein: MNDCARDTTPDRNHIRIGSGATGIERVEAHFLDHAFTPHRHDTYAIGITLSGVQTFRYLGETRHCLPGQCHILHPDELHDGRAGTDEGFGYRIVYVDPALLQEALGGRMLPFVRSPIFQAPAVSEGLAAGIWNLDEEIDNVSRVDIAVAIANLLTAAAATGDAPKAGPLAMAELTRIRDIIASCPHEPISMDALEHISGLDRWTIARQFRRLFGTSPSRFRTQRQLNLVRRLLMEGESLSTASTDAGFSDQSHMSRHFKSTYGITPGSWISAVRARRSLHQTDY
- a CDS encoding LysE family translocator, with the protein product MRSLVALLFAAAVVMGSPGPSTVSATAMGASYGVRRSLKYAWGLIAGTVAVLLLVSMGVTAFVMSMPNGARVLNIVSAVYILYLAYKIATAPPLDKREGNLSSPAFKGGFLLAVANPKAYIAIGAVFAGTTLVASNYGLDAAAKVVLLSVMIIVIHLGWLLAGVSLSRFLHDPVASRIINISLAAILAIVSLIALFE
- a CDS encoding helix-turn-helix domain-containing protein yields the protein MDATHDGDSPIAERRMEGVRLLEMGVPKADVARRLILSRQSVCRWAKRLAEHDVRAPKSPGRPRWLDSAQCATLCAILGDDALAEGFTSPQWTVKRVRTLIERAFGVAYSKTDGWELLRTLGVSLQRTDRHSSIAR